The sequence TTTTAGTTCTGTTCAGGAAGCACTAAACTGGTATATTTCTCAAATAAAAACAGATAAAGCTATTGCCATCGGTATTGACGCGCCCCTTTCCTGGTCGATCGGACAATCCGGCTGGAGAAAACAAGATTTGCACATAAGGAGTAAATACTCAAAATACAGAAGTAGTGTTCTATGCACTAACTCATTACATGGTTCTTGTACTGTTCAAGGCCCATTACTAGCAATAGAAATCAAGAAACAATACAAGATTATAGCAATAACTGAAACTCACCCGAAGGTAACAATAGCAATATTAAATAATAGCTCTATGGCATTACCTAATCTGCGTTTCAACAGAAATGAACATAGACGCGACGCCGAACTCTCAGCCTGGATCGCCTTCTGCGGCTTCGCAAATCAACCCAATTGGCGTTGTTTGAATATGCAGCACCCAACTCCAAACGCACATTTCCCTGCTGGACCTGCTTGCTACTTCTTCCCCAGCTAAAGGATAAACCATGGCCCGCTACGCCGTCTTCGCCTTCGGCGAGGATCCCGCCTGCCTGCTGCACGCCCTGCTCTACGTCCGCGACTTCGCCGAGCGCGGCCATACCACCACCCTGATCCTCGAGGGCCGGGCCACGGCCACGGCGGCGGAGGCCTTCGCCGAGGGCGGCCACCGGCTGCACAACCTGTACGTCGAGGCCCTGGAGGCCGGCCTGGTCGGCGGTTTCTGCCTGGCCTGCAGCCGGCAGTCGGGAGCTTTCGACGATTTGACCGAGCAGGGGCTGCCGGCCCTGGACGAGCTGCTGGGCCACCCCTCCCCGGCGCGCTTCCGCGAGAGCGGCTGGGAGGTGCTGGTGCTCTAGCCGTCCAGGACGATATCGTCCAGGGGCGACCCATTAGCCCCGCCCGCCGGAATAGCGGATGCGTCTGGCGCAGGTCCTCCGCCCTGGACGGGCACCCCCCGGGTCGTTGATGGTTTTCAGCTAGTCTGATTGTTGGTCGATAACGAGAACCCGCCGCCCTTTTCCCGCGTATCCCTAACGTCTCCCATCTAAACGCCGCAAGAAGCGCCGCCATGCTAAGATCGATCCTCAGTCTGCTCCTCGTCACGGCCGTCACTTGTCCGGCCGCCTACCTGGTGCCGATGGACGAGGTCCAGACGGACCACCTCAAGGCCTACGGGGTAGCCTACTGGGTGCTCGAGCGGGGCGCCGAGTGCGAGTGGCTGCTCAACTACCGCGGCGGCAGTTGGCTGCTGCCCGAGCTCGAGGGCCTGAGGGAGCTGGCGGCGGTGCGCGGGGTGGCCCTCGAGCGCGTCGATCCCGGGGCCGAGGCCCGGATCCGCGCCGTCGTAGAACAGGAGAACATGGAGGCGGTCAAGCTGGAGAAGGCGCCCCGGGTGGCCGTTTACGCCCCCCCCGGCTACCAGCCTTGGGACGATGCGGTGATGCTG comes from Candidatus Coatesbacteria bacterium and encodes:
- a CDS encoding DUF429 domain-containing protein codes for the protein MTTATLRLRKNRAGSGLAEIRRDAELSSGCFSKVAPNGKASGSKLIERRKLMDVYLGADPGGVNKTGVAVFSPPSTLVSMNFSSVQEALNWYISQIKTDKAIAIGIDAPLSWSIGQSGWRKQDLHIRSKYSKYRSSVLCTNSLHGSCTVQGPLLAIEIKKQYKIIAITETHPKVTIAILNNSSMALPNLRFNRNEHRRDAELSAWIAFCGFANQPNWRCLNMQHPTPNAHFPAGPACYFFPS
- a CDS encoding cytoplasmic protein; this encodes MARYAVFAFGEDPACLLHALLYVRDFAERGHTTTLILEGRATATAAEAFAEGGHRLHNLYVEALEAGLVGGFCLACSRQSGAFDDLTEQGLPALDELLGHPSPARFRESGWEVLVL